A region from the Vigna radiata var. radiata cultivar VC1973A unplaced genomic scaffold, Vradiata_ver6 scaffold_234, whole genome shotgun sequence genome encodes:
- the LOC106753130 gene encoding J domain-containing protein spf31 has protein sequence MGDINQAATVNDDLLLKNFFAEVSEVERDNEVLRILSCFKLNPFEYLNLSFDSSIDDVKKQYRKLSLMVHPDKCKHPQAKEAFGALAKAQQLLLDQNERDYLLSQVNSAKEELRAKRKKQLKKDTASKIKSLVEEGKYDKQYEQSEEFQQELKVKVRELLTEQEWRRRKMQMRISEEEGRLKKDEEEQKEMWKRKREHEEEWEGTREKRVSSWRDFMKGGKKNKKGEIRPPKLKTEDPNKSYVQRPVKRG, from the exons ATGGGAGACATAAACCAAGCGGCTACCGTCAACGACGATTTGCTTCTCAAAAACTTCTTCGCCGAAGTTAGCGAAGTTGAGAGGGACAACGAAGTCCTCAG GATTCTCTCTTGTTTTAAGCTGAATCCATTTGAATATCTAAACCTATCATTTGattcatcaattgatgatgtgAAAAAACAGTACCGCAAG TTATCATTGATGGTTCACCCTGACAAATGTAAGCATCCACAAGCAAAGGAGGCTTTTGGAG CGTTAGCAAAAGCTCAACAGTTATTACTGGATCAAAATGAAAGGGATTACCTTCTTAGCCAAGTTAATTCAGCCAAAG AAGAACTTAGAGCAAAGAGGAAGAAACAGCTCAAGAAAGATACAGCTTCAAAAATCAAGTCTCTGGTAGAAGAG gGAAAATATGATAAACAATATGAACAGTCAGAGGAATTCCAGCAGGAGCTCAAAGTCAAAGTTCGTGAACTATTAACAGAACAAgaatggagaagaagaaaaatgcaaaTGAGG ataTCTGAGGAGGAAGGCAGATTgaaaaaggatgaagaggaacaAAAGGAAATGTGGAAAAGAAAGCGTGAACACGAGGAGGAATGGGAAGGAACACGAGAGAAGAGG GTATCCAGTTGGAGAGATTTTATGAAGGGTGGAAAGAAG AATAAGAAAGGGGAAATTCGCCCTCCGAAGCTTAAGACCGAGGACCCCAACAAATCCTACGTTCAAAGGCCTGTAAAAAGAGGTTAG
- the LOC106753129 gene encoding serine/threonine-protein phosphatase BSL3, with the protein MDVDSSMVPETDHDPAVQNHAAAAPPSAETEGEQLEEPPSSGGGSPAPAAVPQSPSGGPRLAPTYTVVNAILEKKEDGPGPRCGHTLTAVAAVGEEGTPGYIGPRLILFGGATALEGNSAASGTPSSAGNAGIRLAGATADVHCYDVLTNKWSRLTPFGEPPTPRAAHVATAVGTMVVIQGGIGPAGLSAEDLHVLDLTQQWPRWHRVSVQGPGPGPRYGHVMALVGTRYLMAIGGNDGKRPLADVWALDTAAKPYEWRKLEPEGEGPPPCMYATASARSDGLLLLCGGRDANSVPLASAYGLAKHRDGRWEWAIAPGVSPSSRYQHAAVFVNARLHVSGGALGGGRMVEDSSSVAVLDTAAGVWCDTKSVVTSPRTGRYSADAAGGDAAVELTRRCRHAAAAVGDLIFIYGGLRGGVLLDDLLVAEDLAAAETTTAASHAAAAAAASNVQAARLPGRYGFVDDRTRQAVPEAAADGSVVLGNPVAPPMNGDIYTDISTENAMLQGPRRTAKGVEYLVEASAAEAEAISAALAAAKARQENGEAEVPDRDRGAEATPSGKQASSLIKPDSAGSNNVTPGGVRLHHRAVVVAAETGGALGGMVRQLSIDQFENEGRRVSYGTPESATAARKLLDRQMSINSVPKKVIAHLLKPRGWKPPVRRQFFLDCNEIADLCDSAERIFSGEPSVLQLRAPIKIFGDLHGQFGDLMRLFDEYGAPSTAGDIAYIDYLFLGDYVDRGQHSLETITLLLALKVEYPNNVHLIRGNHEAADINALFGFRIECIERMGERDGIWTWHRINKLFNWLPLAALIEKKIICMHGGIGRSINHVEQIENIQRPIPMEAGSIVLMDLLWSDPTENDSVEGLRPNARGPGLVTFGPDRVMEFCNNNDLQLIVRAHECVMDGFERFAQGHLITLFSATNYCGTANNAGAILVLGRDLVVVPKLIHPLPPAISSPETSPERHIEDTWMQELNANRPPTPTRGRPPVTNDRGSLAWI; encoded by the exons TGCTCCGCCGTCGGCCGAGACGGAGGGGGAGCAGCTAGAGGAGCCTCCGTCGTCTGGAGGCGGATCTCCGGCGCCTGCTGCGGTGCCGCAAAGTCCGTCCGGTGGACCAAGGTTGGCGCCAACTTATACTGTAGTGAATGCAATTTTGGAGAAGAAAGAGGACGGACCGGGGCCGAGGTGCGGCCATACGTTGACGGCGGTGGCGGCGGTCGGAGAGGAGGGGACGCCGGGGTACATTGGCCCTAGGCTGATTTTGTTCGGCGGTGCCACTGCTCTTGAAGGAAATTCTGCGGCTTCAGGGACTCCTTCATCTGCTGGAAATGCTGGCATAC GTTTAGCTGGTGCCACAGCTGATGTCCACTGTTATGATGTCTTGACTAATAAGTGGTCTAG GTTAACTCCCTTTGGAGAACCTCCGACTCCAAGGGCTGCACATGTGGCCACTGCTGTGGGAACTATGGTGGTTATTCAG GGTGGCATTGGTCCTGCTGGTTTGTCCGCTGAGGACCTTCATGTTCTTGATCTAACTCAGCAATGGCCACGCTGGCATAG AGTGTCTGTTCAGGGCCCTGGACCTGGGCCACGTTATGGACATGTAATGGCTTTGGTGGGGACGAGGTATCTAATGGCAATTGGAGGCAATGATG GAAAGAGACCTTTGGCGGATGTATGGGCCTTGGACACAGCTGCCAAGCCTTATGAATGGCGCAAGTTAGAGCCAGAAGGAGAGGGACCACCTCCATGCAT GTATGCAACTGCAAGTGCACGCTCAGATGGACTTCTTCTGCTCTGTGGAGGAAGAGATGCCAATAGTGTA CCATTGGCAAGTGCATATGGACTTGCTAAGCATAGAGATGGTCGTTGGGAATGGGCAATTGCCCCAGGTGTCTCACCATCATCAAGATACCAGCATGCAGCG GTATTTGTCAATGCAAGGCTCCATGTGTCTGGTGGAGCCCTTGGTGGAGGAAGGATGGTCGAAGACTCATCAAGTGTTGCAG TATTGGACACTGCTGCTGGTGTTTGGTGTGATACGAAATCTGTTGTTACCAGTCCAAGAACTGGTAGATACAGTGCTGATGCAGCAGGAGGGGATGCTGCAGTTGAGTTGACTCGGCGTTGTAGGCATGCAGCTGCAGCAGTTGGtgacttaatttttatttatggtgGTTTACGTGGTG GAGTCTTGCTAGATGACCTACTTGTTGCTGAAGATCTTGCAGCTGCTGAAACAACAACTGCTGCATCACATGCTGCTGCAGCTGCAGCTGCATCTAATGTACAAGCTGCACGCTTACCTGGACGGTATGGATTTGTTGATGATAGAACGAGGCAAGCAGTTCCTGAGGCAGCTGCTGATGGTTCTGTTGTTTTGGGAAATCCTGTTGCACCCCCAATGAATGGTGACATTTATACTGATATCAGCACTGAAAATGCCATGCTTCAGGGACCTCG GCGAACTGCTAAAGGTGTGGAGTATCTGGTTGAAGCATCAGCTGCAGAAGCTGAAGCTATCAGTGCAGCACTGGCTGCTGCCAAGGCACGGCAGGAGAATGGAGAGGCTGAAGTGCCTGACAGAGACCGTGGGGCAGAGGCTACCCCTAGTGGGAAACAAGCATCTTCCTTGATCAAGCCTGATTCTGCAGGCTCAAATAACGTTACCCCTGGTGGAGTTCGGTTGCATCACAGAGCT GTGGTTGTTGCTGCAGAGACTGGTGGTGCATTAGGTGGTATGGTTAGGCAGCTTTCTATTGATCAATTTGAAAATGAGGGCAGGCGGGTTAGTTACGGGACTCCAGAAAGTGCAACTGCTGCCAGGAAGTTATTAGATCGGCAGATGTCTATCAATAGTGTACCGAAAAAG GTCATTGCACACCTCTTAAAGCCTCGTGGATGGAAGCCACCAGTACGGCGGCAGTTTTTTTTGGATTGTAATGAAATTGCTGATCTTTGTGACAGTGCTGAGCGGATATTCTCTGGTGAACCAAGTGTTTTACAACTTAGGGCacctattaaaatatttggtgATCTACATGGACAATTTGGTGATCTCATGCGCCTTTTTGACGAGTATGGTGCACCATCAACTGCTGGTGACATTGC ATATATCGATTATCTATTCCTGGGAGATTATGTTGATCGTGGACAGCACAGCTTGGAAACTATAACCCTTCTTCTTGCTTTAAAG GTTGAGTATCCCAACAATGTTCATCTAATACGTGGAAATCATGAAGCTGCAGATATTAATGCACTCTTTGGTTTCCGAATTGAGTGCATAGAGAGGATG GGTGAGAGAGACGGAATTTGGACCTGGCATCGGATAAACAAGCTGTTTAATTGGCTTCCTCTAGCAGccttaattgagaaaaaaattatttgcatGCATGGTGGTATTGGTCGTTCAATAAATCATGTAGAGCAGATTGAAAACATTCAGCGTCCAATTCCCATGGAAGCGGGATCAATTGTGCTTATGGATCTATTGTG GTCTGATCCGACAGAAAATGACAGCGTGGAGGGACTGCGGCCGAATGCTAGAGGTCCTGGATTAGTTACTTTTGGG CCTGATCGGGTGATGGAATTTTGCAACAACAATGATCTTCAACTGATTGTTCGTGCACATGAATGTGTGATGGATGGGTTTGAGCGTTTTGCCCAGGGACATTTGATCACGCTTTTTTCAGCTACAAATTATTGTG GTACTGCAAATAATGCCGGGGCAATATTAGTTTTGGGTAGAGACCTTGTCGTGGTTCCTAAACTGATTCATCCATTGCCACCTGCAATTTCCTCACCCGAAACGTCACCAGAACGTCACATTGAAGATACATGGATGCAG GAGTTGAATGCTAATAGGCCACCAACACCAACTAGAGGCCGCCCCCCAGTAACGAATGACCGAGGTTCGCTGGCTTGGATATAA